One genomic segment of Aquipluma nitroreducens includes these proteins:
- a CDS encoding SIMPL domain-containing protein: protein MKTKILALFIALLPLMAMSQEVIQGKETPYIEVVGNGEMEIIPDQIYISFTLKERFEGKKKIEIEDQEKELKKRLMKLEIDLADLQLADANSDFIKIKRKKNDVIASKDYILKVTSTGTLAKVFDLLDEIDAFNAGIQRVDHSKIKDFRKEVKMQAVQDAKAKAGYLLSAIGETVGKPLFIQERESYDEIQPMMRKAVMMNMAMDAAPAEEALPELSFQKIKLKYAVFARFAIK, encoded by the coding sequence ATGAAAACAAAAATTTTAGCACTATTCATTGCATTGCTTCCATTGATGGCGATGAGTCAGGAAGTTATCCAGGGCAAAGAAACCCCTTACATCGAAGTGGTTGGAAACGGTGAAATGGAAATCATTCCTGACCAGATTTACATTTCGTTTACGCTGAAGGAACGGTTTGAAGGGAAAAAGAAAATCGAAATTGAAGATCAGGAAAAAGAACTCAAGAAACGACTGATGAAACTTGAAATCGATTTGGCCGATTTACAATTGGCTGATGCAAACTCAGATTTCATCAAAATCAAGCGTAAAAAGAATGACGTAATTGCATCTAAAGACTATATCCTGAAAGTCACTTCAACTGGTACGCTAGCCAAAGTCTTTGATTTATTGGATGAGATTGATGCGTTCAATGCAGGCATTCAACGGGTTGACCATTCAAAAATTAAAGATTTCCGTAAAGAGGTAAAAATGCAGGCGGTTCAGGATGCTAAAGCAAAAGCAGGTTATTTATTGTCAGCTATTGGTGAAACTGTTGGCAAACCACTTTTCATTCAGGAACGCGAATCATATGACGAAATTCAACCTATGATGCGAAAAGCTGTGATGATGAATATGGCAATGGATGCAGCCCCAGCAGAAGAAGCCTTACCCGAATTATCATTCCAGAAAATAAAACTGAAATACGCTGTGTTTGCACGGTTCGCCATTAAGTAA
- a CDS encoding c-type cytochrome, translating to MSKIYKRLIYCVLISVWFASCQNASENKKVAPVSAENLATEISKSLPTASGEKEHPGKAVYAQYCLSCHQADGSGVPGMHPPLTPGSWVGNDSKELIAIMMKGLSGKIEVNGEVYKNFMPSHAQLTDEQLADVLSYVRSSFGNNFDPVTPEMVKKVRSGK from the coding sequence GTGTGGTTTGCTTCCTGTCAAAATGCTTCTGAAAACAAAAAAGTAGCTCCGGTTAGTGCTGAAAATCTAGCCACTGAAATCAGTAAAAGTTTGCCAACGGCTTCTGGCGAAAAGGAACATCCGGGAAAAGCGGTCTATGCTCAATATTGTTTAAGTTGTCATCAGGCCGACGGATCGGGTGTTCCGGGTATGCATCCGCCATTGACTCCTGGAAGTTGGGTTGGTAACGATTCGAAAGAGTTGATCGCCATTATGATGAAAGGACTGAGCGGAAAAATTGAAGTGAACGGCGAAGTTTATAAGAATTTTATGCCTTCGCATGCCCAACTTACCGATGAGCAACTGGCCGATGTTCTATCGTATGTGCGGTCGAGTTTTGGAAATAATTTTGACCCGGTAACACCTGAAATGGTGAAGAAAGTCAGAAGTGGAAAATAG
- the ggt gene encoding gamma-glutamyltransferase, producing MKKLVLGIIVICFFNNLIFAQDRITGQTFATRSEVIAQHGMACTSQPLATQAALDILKAGGNAIDAAIAANAVLGLVEPTGNGIGGDLFAIVWDAKTQKLYGLNASGRSPYDLNLQYFIDRGIKKVPSHGPLSVSVPGCVDGWFELNKKFGKLPMSEILKPAINYAREGFPLTEVIAYYWKSNSKLLENYTGFKEIYMPGGKAPAKGEIFKNPYLAATLQKIADGGRDTFYKGEIAQKIVDYVRSEGGFFSMRDFADHHSDWIEPVSTNYRGYDVWELPPNGQGIAVLQILNVLEKYDIKSMGFGSAEYVHTFVEAKKLAFEDRAKFYADPDFNKLPIKGLISKEYATERNKLINPDRAAKILPAGNPEHGNTIYLTTADKDGNMVSLIQSNYRGMGSGMTPGKLGFVLQDRGEMFSLDPNHLNKFEPHKRPFQTIIPAFITKDDKPYISFGLMGGSMQPQGHVQIIVNLIDFGMNLQEAGDAPRICHEGSSEPTDEKMTDGGIVYLESGFDYGTVRKLLGKGHLIQYTNGIYGGYQAIKWDDQNKVYFGASESRKDGQAAGY from the coding sequence ATGAAAAAACTCGTTTTAGGAATAATAGTTATTTGCTTCTTTAATAATTTAATTTTTGCACAAGACCGCATCACAGGGCAAACTTTCGCGACCCGTTCGGAAGTGATTGCCCAACACGGCATGGCCTGCACCAGTCAACCACTGGCCACACAGGCGGCACTTGATATTCTGAAAGCTGGTGGAAATGCCATTGACGCAGCCATTGCAGCAAATGCTGTTTTGGGATTGGTTGAGCCTACTGGCAACGGCATTGGCGGCGATTTGTTCGCCATTGTATGGGATGCCAAAACTCAGAAACTATACGGACTTAATGCCAGTGGACGGTCGCCATACGACCTGAACCTTCAGTATTTTATTGATCGTGGAATTAAAAAAGTGCCGTCACATGGTCCACTTTCTGTTTCGGTGCCGGGATGTGTTGATGGATGGTTCGAACTAAACAAAAAATTCGGAAAACTCCCGATGTCCGAAATCCTGAAACCAGCGATTAATTATGCCCGCGAAGGATTTCCGTTAACTGAAGTAATTGCCTATTACTGGAAATCGAACTCCAAACTTCTGGAAAACTACACTGGCTTTAAGGAGATTTATATGCCCGGAGGAAAAGCTCCGGCAAAAGGCGAAATTTTTAAAAACCCATATCTGGCAGCTACTCTGCAAAAAATTGCTGATGGCGGACGGGATACTTTTTACAAAGGTGAAATCGCTCAAAAAATTGTGGATTACGTGAGAAGTGAAGGTGGATTTTTCAGCATGCGCGATTTTGCCGATCACCATTCGGATTGGATTGAACCCGTTTCGACCAATTACCGCGGGTATGATGTTTGGGAATTGCCACCAAACGGGCAGGGAATTGCGGTTTTGCAAATTCTGAATGTGTTGGAAAAATACGATATTAAATCGATGGGATTTGGCAGCGCCGAATACGTCCACACCTTTGTGGAAGCCAAAAAACTGGCCTTTGAAGATCGGGCTAAATTTTATGCCGATCCTGATTTCAATAAACTGCCGATCAAAGGTTTAATCTCGAAAGAATATGCCACAGAAAGAAATAAACTCATCAATCCCGACCGCGCTGCAAAGATTCTTCCGGCCGGAAATCCGGAACATGGAAACACCATTTACCTGACAACTGCCGATAAGGATGGAAACATGGTTTCGCTCATCCAGAGCAATTACCGTGGAATGGGTTCCGGAATGACTCCCGGAAAACTGGGTTTTGTACTTCAGGATCGGGGTGAGATGTTTTCGCTCGATCCCAATCACCTGAATAAATTTGAACCGCACAAACGTCCGTTTCAAACCATTATTCCGGCATTTATTACCAAAGATGATAAGCCGTATATCAGTTTTGGACTCATGGGCGGATCAATGCAACCGCAAGGACATGTTCAGATCATTGTCAATTTAATCGACTTCGGAATGAACCTTCAGGAAGCAGGCGATGCGCCACGAATTTGCCATGAAGGATCGAGCGAACCCACCGATGAAAAAATGACGGACGGCGGAATTGTTTACCTCGAAAGCGGGTTCGATTATGGAACGGTACGCAAATTGTTAGGGAAAGGACATTTGATTCAATATACCAACGGAATTTACGGGGGTTATCAGGCAATCAAATGGGATGATCAGAATAAGGTTTATTTCGGTGCTTCTGAATCGCGAAAAGACGGACAGGCTGCCGGATATTGA
- the tnpA gene encoding IS200/IS605 family transposase, with protein MANTYTQLYIHYVFAVQNRLSLINDNWQSDLYKYMNGIIEQQGHKPFVINGMPDHVHVLVSMSPKQAPSDLMFHIKRSSSLWINKHKFVAGIFSWQEGFGAFTYGKSQLPNISRYIDNQQKHHQKHTFYEEYLDFLKAFEIKYDERYIFKPID; from the coding sequence ATGGCAAACACTTATACACAATTGTATATACATTATGTATTTGCGGTACAAAATCGGCTATCATTAATCAATGATAACTGGCAAAGCGACCTTTACAAGTATATGAATGGAATCATAGAACAACAGGGGCATAAACCATTTGTGATTAATGGCATGCCTGATCATGTACATGTTCTTGTGAGCATGAGTCCAAAACAAGCACCTTCAGATTTGATGTTTCATATTAAAAGAAGTTCTTCATTGTGGATTAACAAGCATAAGTTTGTAGCTGGTATATTCTCATGGCAGGAGGGTTTTGGAGCATTCACCTATGGGAAATCGCAGTTGCCCAATATATCCAGATATATAGACAACCAGCAAAAACATCATCAGAAACACACCTTTTATGAAGAATATTTAGATTTTTTGAAAGCTTTTGAAATCAAATATGATGAACGTTATATCTTTAAACCAATTGATTAA